In Raphanus sativus cultivar WK10039 chromosome 5, ASM80110v3, whole genome shotgun sequence, the following proteins share a genomic window:
- the LOC108859693 gene encoding wound-induced basic protein, giving the protein MIYDVNSVLFRSFLSSKFSTDKRRGEDKPREQKPKASDNKPVMNE; this is encoded by the exons ATGATTTACGATGTCAACTCCGTTCTCTTCAGATCTTTCCTGAGCTCCAAGTTCTCTACCGACAAAAG GAGAGGCGAGGACAAGCCAAGAGAACAGAAGCCCAAAGCCAGCGACAACAAGCCTGTGATGAATGAATAA